From a single Arachis hypogaea cultivar Tifrunner chromosome 3, arahy.Tifrunner.gnm2.J5K5, whole genome shotgun sequence genomic region:
- the LOC140183873 gene encoding uncharacterized protein, which produces MHSVLVLVRLGPVWVNRWCAKTSLFESGIPYREDEVPRRRRNRRLPPQSQPQRRKKRKHKSAHPESVTFDSVNGSNHDFEVNTSQLLAEVTTDEMPTTSATEQSTATAASGHGFSYGELRYRILNGGATCAVSALDDGNAKELSSVTSAEVENSQKELVLSGGGNVARSDTVELNRVLLVHGSDSDKSPVNILPGGTVQWKFFEGHNYSWRRKGKRKSL; this is translated from the exons ATGCATTccgttttggttttggttaggtTGGGTCCGGTTTGGGTCAACCGGTGGTGTGCAAAAACTAGTCTCTTCGAGAGCGGTATACCTTACAGGGAAGATGAGGTACCGAGGCGGCGGCGTAATCGGAGGTTACCGCCGCAATCCCAACCGCAGCGTAGGAAGAAGCGGAAGCACAAGTCCGCTCACCCTGAATCCGTTACTTTTGATTCCGTTAACGGTTCTAACCATGACTTCGAAGTCAACACCAGTCAACTACTCGCTGAGGTCACAACCGACGAGATGCCTACCACTTCCGCCACGGAACAAAGTACAGCCACTGCTGCCAGCGGCCACGGTTTCAGCTACGGCGAACTGCGGTATAGAATCCTTAACGGCGGGGCTACTTGTGCGGTTTCGGCGCTTGATGACGGTAACGCCAAGGAACTTAGTTCGGTAACTTCGGCAGAGGTTGAGAATTCGCAGAAAGAACTGGTCCTGAGTGGCGGTGGTAATGTTGCCAGATCTGACACCGTGGAGTTGAATCGTGTTTTGCTGGTTCATGGTTCTGATT CGGATAAGTCACCTGTAAACATACTTCCTGGAGGAACTGTACAATGGAAATTCTTTGAGGGGCACAACTACTCTTGGCGacgaaaagggaagagaaagagtttATGA
- the LOC112791414 gene encoding 3',5'-bisphosphate nucleotidase AHL yields the protein MPLYCYPLCANLPYTLKHDTFTHTLVEPSSTSSLLSFLHHKHPHNLSRHLSFASKFDEIYSSHAMEEDRKMFGLVSSEQEKCYSKELDVAVRAVHMACCLSHKLDHNSTHEIADWSVQAIVSWIFSRCLGNENFSILVKDDVKTLTKTDASGLLESVVKTVNEILAESPRFGIHETKSPLGASEIIDMIKSHCNNFVGGLSGKFWTLSPVDQHAVALSLIEDGEVVLGVLGCPNYPMKKEWSSYPYSYLRIMSKLAPPTHESWNKGCVVYARRGSGKAWKQPLLLHAHDKFVWPNHAKQVCFSSIEDPSLATFCETVEKANPISHSFTQGLAHTVGLRKQPLKVYSMAKYAAIAHGNAEAFMKFAKAGYKERIWDHAAGFIIMQEAGGMVTDARGSPLNFSKGLDIEGIDRGIVASCGATLHEKIIDAIDASWTSSCL from the exons ATGCCTTTATATTGTTACCCCTTGTGTGCAAACTTGCCATATACCTTGAAACATGACACATTCACACACACCCTTGTAGAGCCTTCATCAACTTCTTCCTTATTGTCCTTCCTCCATCATAAACACCCTCACAATCTATCTAGGCACCTCAGTTTTGCGTCGAAATTCGACGAAATTTACTCTTCTCATGCCATGGAGGAGGACAGGAAAATGTTTGGTCTTGTCTCAtctgaacaagagaaatgttattctAAGGAGTTGGATGTTGCTGTTAGAGCAGTGCACATGGCATGCTGCCTCTCTCACAAGCTGGATCATAATTCTACACATGAAATTGCAG ATTGGAGTGTCCAAGCAATTGTGAGTTGGATATTCTCCCGGTGTTTAGGGAATGAAAACTTCTCAATTCTAGTCAAAGATGATGTCAAAACTCTCACCAAAACTGATGCATCTGGTTTGTTAGAATCTGTTGTCAAAACAGTTAACGAAATTCTAGCCGAATCGCCTCGATTTGGAATCCATGAAACAAAATCACCTCTTGGAGCTTCAGAGATTATTGACATGATCAAAAGTCACTGCAACAACTTCGTTGGGGGTCTGTCTGGAAAATTCTGGACGCTTAGTCCTGTTGATCAGCATGCTGTAGCTCTATCACTCATAGAGGATGGAGAAGTGGTTCTTGGAGTTCTTGGTTGTCCTAACTACCCTATGAAAAAGGAATGGTCTAGTTATCCTTACAGCTATCTTAGGATCATGTCTAAGTTGGCTCCTCCAACACATGAATCTTGGAACAAAGGGTGTGTGGTTTATGCCAGAAGAGGAAGTGGCAAGGCTTGGAAGCAACCACTTCTTCTCCATGCTCATGACAAGTTTGTGTGGCCAAACCATGCAAAGCAAGTTTGTTTCTCTTCCATTGAGGATCCTTCATTGGCCACTTTCTGTGAAACAGTTGAGAAAGCTAATCCAATAAGTCACTCTTTTACTCAAGGACTAGCTCACACTGTTGGTCTCAG GAAGCAACCATTAAAAGTATATAGCATGGCAAAATATGCAGCAATTGCTCATGGGAATGCTGAGGCTTTCATGAAGTTTGCAAAGGCAGGTTACAAGGAAAGAATATGGGATCATGCTGCTGGTTTTATCATCATGCAGGAGGCAGGTGGCATGGTAACAGATGCTAGAGGGAGTCCCCTAAACTTCTCAAAAGGATTAGATATAGAAGGCATTGATCGTGGTATAGTTGCTTCTTGTGGAGCCACATTGCATGAGAAGATCATTGATGCTATTGATGCTAGCTGGACCTCCTCTTGCCTTTAA
- the LOC112791416 gene encoding secretory carrier-associated membrane protein — protein sequence MAGRYDSNPFDEEEVNPFSNPGTVAPATNSRLPPLKPEPADYNYGFGATVDIPLDSSTDMKKKEKELQSKEAELRRREQELRRKEEAVARAGIVIEEKNWPPFFPIIHHDIANEIPIHLQRLQYVAFTTLLGLALCLTWNIVAVTAAWIKGEGVKIWFLAIIYFIAGVPGAYVLWYRPLYRAFRNESALKFGWFFMFYLLHIGFCILAAVAPPIVFKGKSLTGILSAIDVLGDHALIGIFYFIGFGLFCIETLISIWVIQQVYMYFRGSGKAAEMKREAARGAMRAAI from the exons ATGGCTGGTCGCTATGACAGTAACCCCTTCGATGAAGAAGAAGTTAATCCCTTCTCT AATCCTGGGACTGTTGCCCCTGCCACAAATTCAAGGCTTCCACCTCTGAAGCCGGAACCTGCTGATTACAATTATGGCTTTGGTGCGACTGTCGACATACCTCTTGATTCATCGACG gatatgaaaaagaaggagaaggaacTCCAATCCAAGGAGGCTGAATTGAGAAGACGGGAACAG GAactgagaagaaaagaagaagcagTTGCACGAG CTGGAATTGTTATTGAGGAGAAGAATTGGCCACCTTTTTTCCCCATTATCCATCATGATATTGCTAATGAAATTCCAATTCATCTTCAAAGACTGCAATACGTTGCATTTACTACGTTGTTAG GATTAGCATTGTGCCTGACATGGAACATTGTAGCTGTCACTGCAGCTTGGATTAAGGGTGAAG GTGTAAAAATATGGTTTCTTGCTATTATCTACTTCATAGCAGGGGTTCCTGGAGCATATGTTTTGTGGTATCGCCCACTATATCGTGCTTTTAG GAATGAAAGTGCTTTGAAATTTGGATGGTTCTTCATGTTTTACCtg CTTCACATTGGATTCTGCATCTTAGCTGCAGTTGCTCCTCCTATAGTTTTCAAAGGAAAATCCCTGAC AGGCATTTTGTCTGCCATAGATGTGCTGGGTGACCATGCTTTGATTGGC ATCTTCTACTTCATTGGATTTGGACTATTCTGCATCGAAACATTGATCAGCATTTGGGTTATTCAG CAAGTGTACATGTACTTCCGTGGCAGTGGCAAGGCTGCGGAGATGAAACGGGAGGCTGCAAGGGGAGCAATGAGGGCTGCAATCTGA
- the LOC112791415 gene encoding uncharacterized protein, producing MGKSSFKMRQLPMAVVCIVMLFVLFRTINYEYYQEEREKKWSFFGETMSQENADNFAKLKGLPQGIVHATSNFELRPLWLPSGLRSKVSDYSNRNLLAMPVGITQKNNVNDMVQKFLTGNFTIILFHYDGKVDEWSGFDWSRTVIHIAAQNQTKWWFAKRFLHPDIVSTYDYIFLWDEDLGVEHFSPSRYIEIVKEEGLEISQPALDPNSVEIHHRITVRARMKKVHRRVYELRGKTKCSEESQGPPCTGFVEGMAPVFSRSAWFCTWHLIQNDLVHGWGMDMKLGYCAQGDRTKNVGVVDSEYVVHKGIQTLGGDLTKDASTKTPPTKHGLDVRTEIRRQSTWELEVFKERWNRATSEDTRWVDPYKSDQRRFRRRRNSKRLS from the exons ATG GGAAAGTCAAGTTTCAAGATGAGACAACTGCCTATGGCAGTTGTTTGTATAGTGATGTTGTTTGTTTTGTTTAGAACTATAAATTATGAGTATTACCAAGAAGAG AGAGAGAAAAAGTGGAGTTTCTTTGGAGAAACAATGTCACAG GAGAATGCTGACAATTTTGCAAAGTTAAAAGGCCTGCCGCAGGGTATAGTACACGCTACTTCAAATTTTGAGTTGAGGCCTTTATGGTTACCAAGTGGATTAAGGTCAAAG GTTAGTGATTACTCTAATAGGAACTTGCTGGCAATGCCAGTTGGAATTACACAAAAGAACAATGTAAATGACATGGTGCAAAag TTTCTTACAggaaattttacaattattttattCCATTATGATGGCAAAGTGGATGAGTGGTCAGGCTTTGATTGGAGCAGAACGGTCATACACATAGCTGCTCAAAATCAAACTAAGTG GTGGTTTGCAAAAAGATTTCTACATCCAGATATTGTATCTACTTATGATTATATCTTTCTCTGGGATGAGGATTTAGGGGTGGAGCATTTTTCTCCATCAAG ATACATTGAGATTGTGaaggaagaaggattggagatATCACAACCAGCTCTTGACCCAAATTCAGTAGAAATACATCACAGAATTACAGTTAGAGCTAGGATGAAGAAAGTTCATAG AAGAGTCTATGAACTTAGAGGCAAAACTAAATGTTCAGAGGAAAGCCAAGGGCCACCATGTACCGG CTTTGTGGAGGGCATGGCTCCTGTTTTCTCTCGTTCGGCATGGTTTTGTACTTGGCATCTTATACAG AATGACCTTGTCCATGGATGGGGAATGGATATGAAGCTAGGATATTGTGCACAG GGTGATCGCACAAAAAATGTGGGGGTTGTCGATAGCGAATATGTTGTACATAAGGGAATACAAACTCTGGGTGGTGATTTAACAAAA GATGCAAGTACTAAAACACCACCTACG AAGCATGGCTTGGACGTGCGAACAGAG ATACGAAGACAATCAACATGGGAACTTGAAGTCTTCAAAGAGAGGTGGAATCGAGCTACTTCTGAGGACACTAGATGGGTAGACCCATATAAAAGTGATCAAAGGCGCTTCAGACGAAGGCGCAACAGCAAACGGCTATCATAA
- the LOC112791412 gene encoding inositol 1,3,4-trisphosphate 5/6-kinase 4-like produces the protein MGVVRGVILDESALLTEGGGDKNGFILRPGAESLIQTLSLSKIHIGISYDVNSPDDKVSVLQSASSYPLDCFIVNDPTSEIMPAWSINTDGGIVYLVSNKKEVLPKLSSYKWLLVVLNDGDESLYYTTDALRIQNLAEFPLTMCQLNKSSTGTNAATVGYIMKPSRVEDFAMRGAFPLCPTQNGLMFVPLTPMLRLSTQLKDIDIVLHKATDEILSIEDNKITFTENIQELQRYLELHQDLCVIDPLKNIYPLLDRLEIQQILRGLEELNKEGSHLIRGAHFLKIDNFEEFNFETGLAEARLSLPCIVKSKVACGVSDAHKMAIVFRVDDFKNVNVPLPAVIQEYVDHSSTLYKFYVLGEKVFHAVKKSIPNADVLKKSSNGDELKPIEFDSLKSLPTASGDCSMTSRESIDVKLVTDAANWLRRRLQLTIFGFDVVIQEGTQDHVIVDVNYLPSFKEVPREISIPAFWESIRGKYDLRLSK, from the coding sequence ATGGGTGTAGTGAGAGGAGTGATATTGGATGAATCGGCACTCTTAACTGAAGGTGGTGGGGATAAAAATGGATTCATACTACGGCCGGGAGCCGAGTCTCTCATCCAAACCCTCTCCCTGTCCAAAATTCATATAGGAATCTCGTATGACGTAAACTCTCCAGATGACAAGGTGAGTGTTCTTCAAAGTGCAAGTTCGTACCCTCTTGATTGTTTTATCGTAAATGATCCTACGAGTGAGATTATGCCTGCATGGAGCATTAATACTGATGGCGGGATTGTTTATCTAGTTTCTAACAAGAAGGAGGTCTTACCTAAATTAAGCAGTTATAAATGGCTTCTTGTTGTTTTGAACGATGGAGATGAAAGCTTGTATTACACAACAGATGCACTTCGAATACAAAATTTGGCGGAGTTTCCCTTGACTATGTGCCAGTTAAATAAAAGTTCAACCGGAACTAATGCTGCAACTGTGGGTTATATAATGAAGCCTTCTCGAGTTGAAGATTTTGCAATGAGGGGTGCATTTCCATTATGTCCTACTCAAAATGGGTTGATGTTTGTGCCTCTCACACCCATGCTTCGTTTATCAACTCAATTGAAGGACATTGATATAGTTCTCCACAAAGCCACAGATGAGATATTATCCATTGAAGACAATAAAATTACTTTCACGGAAAACATACAAGAACTGCAAAGATATTTGGAACTTCACCAGGATCTTTGTGTGATTGATCCACTGAAGAACATATATCCATTATTGGATAGACTAGAAATACAGCAAATTCTACGTGGCTTAGAAGAACTAAATAAGGAAGGCAGCCATTTGATCAGAGGGGCCCATTTTCTTAAGATCGATAATtttgaagaatttaattttgagacTGGATTAGCTGAAGCCAGATTGTCTCTTCCATGTATAGTGAAATCTAAGGTTGCTTGTGGTGTCAGTGATGCACATAAGATGGCAATTGTTTTCAGAGTTGATGATTTTAAGAATGTAAATGTTCCTCTTCCAGCTGTTATCCAGGAATATGTGGATCATTCGTCCACTTTGTATAAATTTTATGTCTTGGGTGAGAAAGTTTTCCATGCTGTCAAGAAGTCGATACCAAATGCTGATGTTTTGAAGAAATCATCCAACGGTGATGAACTCAAACCTATAGAGTTTGACAGCTTAAAATCTTTACCCACAGCCAGTGGTGACTGCAGCATGACGAGCAGAGAGTCTATTGATGTTAAACTGGTTACAGATGCTGCAAATTGGCTTAGAAGAAGGCTTCAGCTTACTATCTTTGGTTTTGATGTTGTAATTCAGGAAGGTACGCAAGATCATGTAATTGTGGATGTTAATTATCTCCCGTCATTTAAGGAAGTACCTCGTGAAATCTCAATACCTGCCTTCTGGGAATCCATTAGAGGTAAGTATGACCTTAGGTTGTCTAAATAA
- the LOC112782096 gene encoding protein POLLEN DEFECTIVE IN GUIDANCE 1, protein MRYRGGGVIGGLPPQSQPQRRKKRKHKSAHPESVTFDSVNGSNHDFEVNTSQLLAEVTTDEMPTTSATEQSTATAASGHGFSYGELRYRILNGGATCAVSALDDGNAKELSSVTSAEVENSQKELVLSGGGNVARSDTVELNRVLLVHGSDSDKSPVTYFLEELYNGNSLRGTTTLGDEKGRERVYDTIFRLPWRCELLIDVGFFVCFNSFLSLLTVMPTRIAITIWRLLRARKFKRPSTVELSDFGCFLMMVCGVILLQQIDISLIYHMIRGQSTIKLYVIYNVLEIFDKLCQHFNGDVMRMLFHSAEGLAKFHPEMESTRFWIWRFISDQVVAIVASIVHSCILLVQAITLSACMVAHNNALPAMLVSNNFAEIKSYVFKGYNKDNVRSLVYFDSIERFHISALILFVLAQNILEAEGSWLGSFLINILLVFLCEMAIDIIKHSFIAKFNNIKPIAFSEFLEALCKQTLNIETEDAKKNLTFVPIAPACVVIRVLTPVYAANLPYNPFPWRLFWIMLFSAMTYIMLTSLKVLIGMILQKHATWYINRCERRKLHAD, encoded by the exons ATGAGGTACCGAGGCGGCGGCGTAATCGGAGGGTTACCGCCGCAATCCCAACCGCAGCGTAGGAAGAAGCGGAAGCACAAGTCCGCTCACCCTGAATCCGTTACTTTTGATTCCGTTAACGGTTCTAACCATGACTTCGAAGTCAACACCAGTCAACTACTCGCTGAGGTCACAACCGACGAGATGCCTACCACTTCCGCCACGGAACAAAGTACAGCCACTGCTGCCAGCGGCCACGGTTTCAGCTACGGCGAACTGCGGTATAGAATCCTTAACGGCGGGGCTACTTGTGCGGTTTCGGCGCTTGATGACGGTAACGCCAAGGAACTTAGTTCGGTAACTTCGGCAGAGGTTGAGAATTCGCAGAAAGAACTGGTCCTGAGTGGCGGTGGTAATGTTGCCAGATCTGACACCGTGGAGTTGAATCGTGTTTTGCTGGTTCATGGTTCTGATT CGGATAAGTCACCTGTAACATACTTCCTGGAGGAACTGTACAATGGAAATTCTTTGAGGGGCACAACTACTCTTGGCGacgaaaagggaagagaaagagtttATGACACGATCTTTCGATTGCCGTGGAGATGTGAATTG CTTATAGATGTTGGCTTCTTTGTCTGCTTCAATTCTTTTTTGTCATTGTTAACGGTGATGCCGACAAGGATTGCTATCACCATTTGGAGACTTCTAAGAGCAAG GAAGTTCAAGAGGCCATCTACTGTTGAGTTGTCGGATTTTGGCTGTTTTCTTATGATGGTATGTGGAGTCATTCTTTTGCAGCAAATAG ATATCAGCTTAATATATCATATGATCCGAGGTCAATCAACCATCAAATTGTATGTGATCTACAATGTATTAGAG ATATTTGATAAATTATGTCAGCATTTTAATGGGGATGTAATGAGAATGTTATTTCATTCAGCTGAAGGGCTAGCAAAATTTCACCCAGAGATGGAAAGTACAAGATTCTGGATTTGGAGATTCATTTCTGACCAAGTTGTAGCTATTGTTGCTTCAA TTGTTCATTCTTGTATCCTGTTAGTTCAAGCAATCACTTTATCAGCCTGTATGGTTGCTCACAATAATGCATTGCCAGCTATGCTTGTGTCAAATAATTTTGCCGAGATCAAAAGCTATGTGTTCAAGGGTTATAATAAGGATAATGTTCGCAGTTTGGTATACTTCG ATTCCATAGAGAGATTCCACATATCAGCACTTATCTTATTTGTTTTGGCTCAAAATATTCTGGAAGCAGAAGGCTCTTGGTTAGGAAGTTTTCTCATT AATATCCTCTTGGTTTTTCTATGTGAAATGGCTATTGATATTATCAAGCATTCGTTCATTGCTAAATTTAATAACATTAAGCCCATTGCATTCTCTGAGTTCCTTGAAGCCTTGTGTAAGCAG acaCTAAATATAGAAACTGAGGATGCAAAGAAAAACCTAACTTTTGTCCCTATTGCTCCAGCATGTGTG GTCATTCGAGTTCTGACTCCAGTATATGCTGCTAACCTTCCTTACAACCCCTTTCCTTGGAGGCTTTTCTGGATTATGCTGTTTTCAGCAATGACATATATTATGCTCACAAGCCTCAAGGTTCTAATTGGCATGATTCTTCAGAAACATGCCACTTGGTACATTAATCGCTGCGAAAGGAGGAAACTTCATGCAGATTAA
- the LOC112791413 gene encoding uncharacterized protein, whose protein sequence is MGAEVMVTWGTWEELLLGGAILRHGTRDWTVVAAELSARTHLSPCTFTPEACKAKYEDLQQRYSGNSTTWFEEIRKKRVEELKKALELSEDSIGCLESKLESLKAVKNENIDDCHVGDGSAGPELHAPPQKMARVESSAKETSKDGLSAGSFTHETRPNWSTECQVPAVSSEDVETKPEVARSTDHEKDLDVDKVEQTIDEGKGVSLKKRRGTRKRKDCGKNANEASGPESDNLVSIDASRCKESSTSNCDDVAKSSGIGEDNTNPKKDGIQEMMETLDSILETKGASAFRRRHDSQKRGRYKNMIRQHMDFDTIRTRISNQTIKTSKELFRDFLLLANNALVFYSKCTREYKTALLLRDHVTKILREKLNAFGSSITHANVSTASLTTDPPVEGGTVRPSDCKIAAPATADGSKAPKKASEVASPPSVESLPVKKASGRTKKGGRGAAVERAATPVKGKKRGRAK, encoded by the exons ATGGGAGCGGAGGTGATGGTGACGTGGGGAACCTGGGAAGAGCTTCTCCTCGGCGGAGCTATTCTCCGGCACGGCACCCGTGACTGGACCGTCGTCGCCGCCGAGCTCAGTGCCCGAACTCACCTTTCTCCATGCACTTTCACACCCGAG GCCTGCAAAGCCAAATATGAAGACTTACAACAGCGTTATTCTGGGAATAGCAC GACTTGGTTTGAGGAGATTAGGAAGAAGAGAGTTGAAGAGCTTAAGAAAGCTTTGGAGCTATCTGAAGATTCTATTGG GTGTCTTGAATCAAAGCTTGAATCCCTTAAGGCTGTGAAGAATGAGAATATAGATGATTGTCATGTTGGTGATGGCTCAGCTGGACCTGAATTACATGCTCCTCCACAGAAAATGGCAAGAGTTGAATCCTCGGCTAAAGAGACGTCGAAGGATGGGCTATCTGCCGGGAGTTTCACACACGAAACTCGGCCGAACTGGTCAACTGAATGCCAGGTTCCAGCAGTGTCTTCTGAAGATGTGGAGACTAAGCCTGAAGTTGCAAGGTCTACTGACCACGAGAAAGATTTAGATGTAGATAAGGTAGAACAAACTATAGATGAAGGAAAAGGAGTAAGTTTGAAAAAACGAAGAGGGACGAGGAAGAGAAAGGATTGTGGCAAAAATGCTAATGAAGCTAGCGGTCCTGAAAGTGACAATTTGGTTTCTATTGATGCATCACGGTGTAAAGAAAGTTCTACCAGCAACTGTGATGATGTTGCCAAATCTTCCGGCATTGGTGAGGACAATACAAACCCTAAAAAGGATGGAATACAAGAAATGATGGAGACTTTAGATTCCATTTTGGAAACCAAAGGTGCTTCTGCCTTCCGCCGCAGACATGATAGTCAG AAGCGCGGAAGGTACAAGAACATGATCCGGCAGCATATGGACTTCGACACCATACGAACAAGAATTAGCAACCAAACAATTAAGACATCGAAGGAACTTTTCAGAGACTTTCTGTTACTGGCCAACAATGCTCTAGTCTTCTACTCCAAGTGCACCCGTGAATATAAAACTGCCCTATTGCTTAGAGACCATGTCACTAAAATATTGAGGGAGAAGCTAAATGCTTTTGGCAGCAGCATCACTCATGCTAATGTCTCAACTGCATCGCTGACCACGGATCCTCCTGTGGAAGGTGGAACTGTGCGCCCCAGTGATTGCAAGATTGCTGCACCGGCAACAGCTGATGGCAGCAAGGCACCCAAGAAAGCCAGTGAAGTGGCTTCCCCGCCTTCGGTGGAATCCTTGCCCGTCAAGAAAGCTTCTGGCAGAACCAAAAAGGGAGGACGTGGAGCCGCGGTTGAGAGAGCTGCAACACCagtgaagggaaagaaaagagggAGAGCAAAGTAA